A region from the Malus domestica chromosome 07, GDT2T_hap1 genome encodes:
- the LOC103439163 gene encoding desiccation protectant protein Lea14 homolog has translation MSGLVDKAKHYVAEKVANVPKPDASLTDVDFKKVSFDSADYIAKVSVNNPYPHPLPICEIKYTLKSVGKVIASGNMPDPGSIKASGTTVLEVPVKVPHSIIVTLVKDVAKDWDIDYELDLGLIIDLPLVGNITIPLNRKGEIKLPTLSEAIWGSNDEAAKEASKETKKEIAN, from the exons ATGTCGGGGTTGGTGGACAAGGCCAAACACTATGTGGCAGAAAAGGTAGCAAATGTGCCGAAGCCTGATGCAAGCCTCACAGATGTTGATTTCAAGAAAGTGAGTTTTGACTCTGCGGATTACATTGCAAAGGTCTCTGTGAACAATCCCTACCCACATCCTCTCCCCATCTGCGAGATCAAATACACTCTCAAAAGCGTTGGCAA GGTTATTGCATCTGGGAACATGCCAGACCCTGGCTCGATAAAGGCAAGTGGCACTACTGTATTGGAGGTGCCGGTGAAGGTGCCACATAGTATTATTGTGACATTGGTAAAGGACGTTGCTAAGGATTGGGACATTGACTATGAGTTGGATTTGGGTCTCATCATTGACCTTCCTCTAGTTGGGAACATTACCATACCACTCAATAGGAAGGGCGAAATCAAGCTTCCCACCTTATCTGAGGCCATTTGGGGTTCAAATGATGAAGCTGCAAAAGAGGCTTCCAAGGAGACTAAAAAGGAGATTGCAAACTAG